In one Nicotiana sylvestris chromosome 8, ASM39365v2, whole genome shotgun sequence genomic region, the following are encoded:
- the LOC138875665 gene encoding pentatricopeptide repeat-containing protein At4g39530-like, with product MRDNLILPSLLTFVSLLGASASLFSLELSMQLHALTIKFGFSAGMFVCSILIDVYSKCSSVKDARQVFNEMNEKDIAVWSSMLFGYIQQCENEKALKLFLKLQHCLQKPNTLTFVALIVSSSNLCGSLEEAQRMFDSALQRDIACWNSMISTYAQHGEAKEAINMPEKMINGRRSC from the exons ATGAGAGATAATCTGATTCTTCCAAGCCTTTTGACTTTTGTTAGCCTGCTTGGTGCTTCAGCTTCACTCTTTTCCTTGGAATTGAGTATGCAACTTCATGCTCTCACCATAAAATTTGGTTTTTCGGCTGGCATGTTTGTTTGTAGCATCCTAATAgatgtttactcaaaatgttcaTCTGTTAAAGATGCAAGGCAAGTATTTAATGAGATGAATGAGAAGGATATTGCTGTATGGAGTTCTATGTTGTTTGGGTATATACAACAGTGTGAAAATGAAAAGGCTCTAAAGCTCTTCCTAAAATTGCAGCATTGTTTGCAAAAGCCAAATACGTTGACTTTTGTTGCCCTCATTGTTTCTTCTAGTAACCTA TGTGGAAGCTTGGAAGAAGCACAGAGGATGTTTGATTCCGCTCTCCAGAGAGATATCGCATGTTGGAATTCTATGATATCCACTTATGCACAGCATGGAGAAGCAAAGGAAGCTATTAATATGCCTGAGAAAATGATAAATGGTCGTAGATCATGTTAG